A genomic stretch from Leptotrichia sp. HSP-536 includes:
- a CDS encoding ABC transporter permease, producing MKNILKFLIKRIAMGLVTLWLVITITFFLIHMLPGDPFQSEKAIPPKVKENLMAKYHLDRPLGEQYVEYLKNIAKGDLGASMKVRGRTVNDVINKSFFVSADLGARSIIFALVLGIPLGIIAALKRGKYQDKLSMIIAIIGISVPSFVLAGLMQKYFVDIHNGILIENGFLPEFFRIRLSGWDSPEKKILPVVALGLYTVALIARLLRDKMIEVMGQDYIRLAIAKGVKPKNIVFKHALRNAILPIITIMGPTIAAVLTGSFVIEKMFSIPGLGKYFVDSINDRDYTMVLGVTVFYAIFLIIMMILVDIVYVLVDPKIKLGKGDEV from the coding sequence ATGAAAAATATTTTAAAATTTTTGATTAAAAGAATTGCAATGGGACTCGTAACGTTGTGGCTAGTTATTACAATTACATTCTTTCTGATACATATGCTGCCGGGTGATCCGTTTCAAAGTGAAAAAGCAATTCCGCCTAAGGTAAAAGAAAATCTGATGGCAAAATATCATTTGGACAGACCACTTGGTGAACAATATGTTGAATACTTAAAAAATATAGCAAAAGGAGACTTAGGAGCATCTATGAAAGTTCGTGGAAGAACAGTTAATGATGTTATTAATAAAAGTTTTTTTGTATCAGCAGATTTAGGAGCTAGGTCTATTATTTTTGCATTAGTTCTAGGGATTCCGCTTGGAATTATTGCGGCATTAAAGAGGGGGAAATATCAGGATAAATTATCTATGATTATAGCAATAATTGGAATATCTGTGCCAAGTTTTGTATTGGCGGGGCTTATGCAGAAATATTTCGTTGATATACACAATGGAATTTTAATTGAAAATGGATTTTTACCTGAATTTTTTAGAATACGTTTATCAGGATGGGACAGTCCTGAAAAGAAAATATTGCCAGTTGTGGCATTGGGGCTTTATACAGTTGCCTTGATAGCTCGTCTGTTAAGGGATAAGATGATTGAAGTAATGGGGCAGGATTATATAAGGTTAGCTATTGCTAAAGGGGTAAAACCTAAAAATATAGTCTTTAAACATGCTTTAAGAAATGCAATTTTACCAATTATTACAATAATGGGACCGACAATTGCGGCAGTTTTGACAGGTTCATTTGTAATTGAAAAGATGTTTTCGATTCCGGGATTAGGGAAATATTTCGTAGATAGTATAAATGACAGGGATTATACAATGGTTCTTGGAGTTACAGTGTTTTATGCGATATTCCTTATAATTATGATGATACTTGTGGATATTGTATATGTTTTAGTTGATCCTAAGATTAAACTTGGAAAAGGAGATGAGGTATAG
- the manZ gene encoding PTS mannose transporter subunit IID, producing MAEVEKKLTDKDLKSMYWRSTTLLGSFNFERMQSMGFCVTMIPAIKRLYSKKEDQAAALKRHLEFFNTQPWIGSTIMGVTAAMEQEKANGVATISGIKVGLMGPLAGVGDPIFWGTLRPVLAALGASLAIAGGNLLGPLIFFIGINIARVLTRWYGLKYGYEKGTEIVGDMEGGVIQKLTQGASILGLFVMGALVSKWTSINVPLVLSKYTDQTGKEVVTTVQSILDSLLSGLLALLLTFACMHLLKRKVNAIWIIFGFFVIGIVGYWLGILA from the coding sequence ATGGCAGAAGTAGAAAAAAAATTAACTGACAAAGATTTGAAAAGCATGTACTGGAGATCTACAACTTTATTAGGGTCATTCAACTTTGAAAGAATGCAGTCAATGGGGTTCTGCGTAACAATGATTCCTGCAATAAAAAGACTTTATTCTAAAAAAGAAGATCAAGCTGCGGCTCTTAAAAGACATTTGGAATTTTTCAATACACAACCATGGATAGGTTCAACAATAATGGGAGTTACAGCTGCGATGGAACAAGAAAAGGCAAATGGTGTAGCGACTATAAGTGGGATAAAAGTAGGACTTATGGGACCGCTTGCAGGAGTAGGAGATCCTATTTTCTGGGGAACTTTGAGACCAGTATTAGCAGCTCTTGGAGCTTCACTTGCAATAGCTGGAGGAAATTTATTAGGTCCGTTGATTTTCTTCATTGGAATAAATATTGCAAGAGTTTTGACTAGATGGTATGGATTAAAATACGGGTATGAAAAGGGAACTGAAATCGTTGGAGATATGGAAGGTGGAGTTATCCAAAAATTAACTCAAGGAGCTTCTATACTAGGACTTTTCGTAATGGGAGCATTGGTTTCAAAATGGACTTCAATAAATGTGCCTTTAGTATTGTCTAAATATACTGACCAAACAGGAAAAGAAGTTGTAACTACTGTTCAAAGTATACTGGATTCATTATTATCTGGATTATTGGCATTATTACTTACATTTGCATGTATGCATCTGTTAAAGAGAAAAGTAAATGCTATTTGGATAATCTTCGGATTCTTTGTAATAGGAATAGTAGGATACTGGTTAGGAATTTTGGCATAG
- a CDS encoding PTS mannose/fructose/sorbose transporter subunit IIC, producing MNVIQLILLALVAAIAGMGSVLDERQTHRPLVACTLVGLVLGDLKTGIILGGSLEMIALGWMNVGAAMAPDAALASVISAILVIVGKQSIAEGIAVAVPIAAAGQVLTIFVRTITVFFQHKADDFAEQANFKGIEMCHLAGIALQALRVAIPAVLVGMIAGTSAVEGALNAITEVITRGLQIAGGFIVVVGYAMVINMMEAKALMPFFFLGFVIAAFTEFNLVGLGILGLCLAILYIQLNPKYHASIALPSGGNGGGASFADEADDELEGL from the coding sequence ATGAATGTTATTCAGTTAATTTTGTTAGCACTTGTGGCAGCTATAGCTGGTATGGGAAGTGTACTTGATGAAAGACAGACTCACAGACCGTTAGTGGCATGTACTTTAGTGGGACTAGTGTTAGGAGACTTAAAAACAGGAATTATATTGGGTGGTTCACTTGAAATGATAGCACTTGGATGGATGAACGTTGGAGCGGCAATGGCGCCTGATGCGGCACTAGCCAGTGTAATTTCAGCAATACTAGTAATTGTAGGTAAACAGTCAATTGCGGAAGGGATAGCAGTTGCAGTACCGATTGCAGCGGCAGGACAAGTTCTTACAATTTTTGTTAGAACAATAACAGTCTTTTTCCAGCATAAAGCAGATGACTTTGCAGAACAGGCTAATTTTAAAGGAATTGAAATGTGTCATTTGGCAGGAATAGCTTTACAGGCATTAAGAGTAGCAATTCCAGCTGTATTAGTAGGTATGATTGCAGGAACAAGTGCGGTAGAAGGAGCTTTAAATGCAATTACTGAAGTAATTACAAGAGGACTTCAAATTGCTGGAGGATTTATAGTAGTAGTTGGGTATGCGATGGTAATAAATATGATGGAAGCAAAAGCATTAATGCCATTCTTTTTCTTAGGTTTCGTAATAGCAGCATTCACAGAATTTAACTTAGTTGGTTTAGGAATATTGGGATTATGTCTTGCAATATTATATATTCAATTAAATCCTAAATATCACGCATCTATTGCTTTACCAAGCGGTGGAAATGGCGGAGGAGCCAGCTTTGCAGACGAAGCGGATGATGAACTGGAAGGATTATAG
- a CDS encoding PTS system mannose/fructose/N-acetylgalactosamine-transporter subunit IIB has protein sequence MELVLTRIDSRLIHGQVATSWVKATKPEAIFAVNDDVAEDKIRKSLLLQVAPEGVKSFVIPVEKAIAVYKNPKYAKTKVMLLVTCPGDVVRLIEGGVDIKTVNVGGMTFKEGDKLISKAVAINKDDLEAFNKLRSMGVELDMRQLVTSAKKDINSKLDSISFD, from the coding sequence ATGGAATTAGTTTTAACAAGAATAGATTCAAGATTAATACACGGGCAAGTTGCAACTTCATGGGTGAAAGCAACTAAACCAGAAGCAATTTTTGCTGTAAATGACGATGTGGCAGAAGATAAAATAAGAAAATCACTTTTATTACAAGTAGCGCCTGAAGGGGTTAAATCATTTGTAATTCCAGTTGAAAAAGCAATAGCTGTTTACAAAAATCCTAAATATGCTAAAACAAAAGTAATGTTATTAGTTACTTGTCCTGGAGATGTTGTCAGATTGATTGAAGGCGGAGTAGATATTAAAACTGTCAATGTTGGAGGAATGACTTTTAAAGAAGGGGATAAATTAATTTCAAAAGCAGTTGCGATTAATAAAGATGACCTGGAAGCGTTTAATAAATTGAGATCTATGGGCGTAGAGCTTGATATGAGACAATTAGTAACTTCTGCAAAAAAAGATATTAACTCTAAATTAGATTCTATCTCATTTGACTAA
- a CDS encoding PTS sugar transporter subunit IIA, whose amino-acid sequence MINLVVATHGKMSEETVNLTKMVLGESELLDFVTFVPGEGPEDLIEKYNNIISKYDSEGTLFLVDLFGGSPYNAACRVVAETENTDVITGVNVPMLLEVLDAREETNDVSELVQVAKNSGINGIKIFSELFSADAVDDDDDSDELDL is encoded by the coding sequence ATGATTAATTTGGTCGTTGCAACACACGGAAAAATGTCAGAAGAAACCGTTAATTTGACAAAAATGGTTTTAGGTGAAAGCGAACTGCTTGATTTTGTAACATTTGTACCAGGAGAAGGACCTGAAGATTTGATTGAGAAATATAATAATATTATCTCAAAATATGATAGTGAAGGGACTTTGTTTTTAGTAGATTTGTTTGGCGGAAGCCCTTATAATGCAGCTTGTAGAGTAGTTGCCGAAACAGAAAATACAGATGTAATAACAGGGGTTAATGTTCCGATGCTTCTGGAAGTTTTAGATGCAAGGGAAGAAACAAATGATGTTTCTGAATTAGTTCAAGTGGCAAAAAATTCAGGAATTAATGGAATTAAGATTTTTAGCGAATTATTTAGTGCAGATGCTGTTGATGATGACGATGATTCAGATGAGCTAGATTTGTAA
- a CDS encoding AbrB/MazE/SpoVT family DNA-binding domain-containing protein: MKYKGKEFECGTVKVGERGQIVIPKSIREDLNINSGDNLIVLGNKEEGIRIIVANSLEELAQIVLNDKKK, translated from the coding sequence ATGAAATATAAAGGAAAAGAATTTGAATGTGGAACTGTGAAAGTAGGAGAAAGAGGGCAAATTGTCATTCCAAAATCTATCAGGGAAGATCTTAATATTAATTCTGGAGATAATTTGATTGTTTTAGGTAATAAGGAAGAAGGTATTCGCATAATAGTTGCAAACAGTTTAGAGGAATTAGCTCAAATTGTCTTGAATGATAAAAAGAAATAA
- a CDS encoding DsrE/DsrF/DrsH-like family protein, producing MTVKNLKKNTEYIENYDKLVISTGAEPFIPDIKGLNKDSYLTLRNIEDMDYIKQYIKKNNPKSATIIGGGFIGLEMAENLVNIGINVTLIEKAKQVMTSVDFEIASFIHQELKNNNVSLFLETDILEIIKDENNKITIKTSSEEITTDMLIVSIGVKPLSKLARKCNLKLTDKGYISVNEYLQTSDNDIFALGDAVEINMSVLDKVLPVPLAAPANKQGRIVAGNILGKKERYKGTVGTAIAKIFDLTVSSTGANEKMLIDEKINYKNVTIIKENHAGYYPGAENIVLKVLFNPETGKIFGAQGIGKNGVDKRIDIISTAIFANLSIFELGDIDFAYAPAFNSAKDIVNYAGFMAKNIVFDKMEQVQWNELEGKELLDIRTPEEYELNHIKNARNIPLNELRSRLNELDKQKEYVVYCRIGLRGYNAQRILASYGFKVFNLNGGTTIYYSAVKEQSNKIFFEDNENNIPSKIEKNDTAEIILDTCGTQCPGPILKVKNAIQEMKEGETLLVKSNDSSFENDIKAWTKKTGNILLNTVKEKGVISAFIKKGKNDGFSSKNNFNILENNANNSNTFLEKKSTLVVFSGDFDKIFASLIIANGSLAMGNKVSIFFTFWGLNALKKENYKTKHKKNLLEKMFNFMLPKGPKKLPVSKMNFGGIGRKIFDFIMKKKNIETLNSLLSEFTKNGGKIIACTMSMDVMGVKKDELLDNIEYGGVAAYMGEADNSNHNLFI from the coding sequence ATTACAGTCAAAAATTTGAAAAAAAATACCGAGTATATCGAAAATTATGATAAACTTGTTATTTCTACAGGTGCAGAACCATTTATTCCTGACATAAAAGGATTAAATAAAGATAGCTATCTGACATTGAGAAATATAGAAGATATGGATTATATAAAACAATATATAAAAAAAAATAATCCAAAAAGCGCTACCATTATAGGCGGTGGATTCATTGGGCTTGAAATGGCTGAAAATCTTGTTAATATCGGAATAAATGTTACGCTTATTGAAAAAGCAAAACAAGTTATGACTTCAGTTGATTTTGAAATTGCTTCATTTATTCATCAGGAATTAAAAAATAATAATGTATCCCTATTTTTAGAAACAGATATTTTAGAAATTATAAAAGATGAAAATAATAAGATAACAATAAAAACTTCCTCAGAAGAAATCACAACTGACATGCTTATCGTGTCTATTGGCGTTAAACCTCTCTCAAAACTTGCTCGAAAATGTAACCTTAAACTTACAGACAAAGGATATATTTCAGTTAACGAGTATCTCCAGACGAGTGATAACGATATATTTGCCTTAGGTGATGCAGTAGAAATAAATATGTCTGTTTTAGATAAAGTCCTTCCTGTTCCACTAGCCGCTCCCGCAAATAAACAGGGAAGAATTGTAGCAGGAAATATTCTTGGAAAAAAAGAACGTTATAAAGGAACTGTCGGAACAGCAATAGCTAAAATTTTTGATTTAACCGTTTCATCTACAGGAGCAAATGAAAAAATGCTGATAGATGAAAAAATTAATTATAAAAATGTGACAATAATTAAAGAGAATCACGCTGGATATTATCCTGGTGCAGAAAACATTGTATTAAAAGTTTTATTTAATCCTGAAACAGGAAAAATTTTTGGCGCTCAAGGAATTGGTAAAAATGGAGTAGATAAACGAATTGACATTATTTCAACTGCTATTTTTGCAAACTTGTCTATTTTTGAACTTGGAGATATTGATTTTGCCTACGCTCCAGCTTTCAATTCTGCAAAAGATATTGTAAATTATGCTGGATTTATGGCTAAAAATATTGTATTTGATAAAATGGAGCAGGTTCAATGGAATGAACTGGAAGGAAAAGAATTGCTAGATATAAGGACTCCTGAAGAATACGAGCTCAATCATATAAAAAATGCCAGAAATATTCCTTTAAATGAGTTAAGAAGCAGATTAAACGAACTTGACAAGCAAAAAGAGTATGTTGTCTATTGCCGAATAGGACTAAGAGGCTATAATGCCCAGCGAATACTTGCTTCATATGGCTTTAAAGTTTTTAACCTAAATGGAGGAACCACTATTTATTATTCAGCCGTAAAAGAACAGAGCAATAAAATCTTTTTTGAAGACAACGAAAATAATATTCCTTCTAAAATAGAAAAAAATGATACAGCAGAAATTATACTTGATACTTGTGGAACACAATGTCCTGGACCTATTCTGAAAGTAAAAAATGCAATTCAGGAAATGAAGGAAGGTGAAACTCTTTTAGTTAAATCAAATGATTCAAGTTTTGAAAATGATATAAAAGCTTGGACCAAAAAAACTGGAAATATTCTTTTAAATACAGTTAAAGAAAAAGGAGTAATATCGGCTTTTATAAAAAAGGGAAAAAATGACGGTTTTTCTTCAAAAAATAATTTTAATATTTTGGAGAATAATGCCAATAATTCTAACACTTTTTTAGAAAAAAAGAGTACATTAGTTGTATTTAGTGGAGATTTTGACAAAATTTTTGCTTCTTTAATAATTGCCAACGGTTCTCTCGCAATGGGAAATAAAGTTTCAATATTTTTTACATTCTGGGGATTAAATGCTCTAAAAAAAGAAAATTATAAAACAAAACATAAAAAAAATCTACTTGAAAAAATGTTTAATTTTATGCTTCCTAAAGGTCCAAAAAAATTACCTGTCTCTAAAATGAACTTTGGGGGAATTGGAAGAAAAATATTTGATTTTATAATGAAAAAGAAAAATATAGAAACACTTAATTCCTTACTTTCTGAATTTACAAAAAATGGAGGAAAAATAATTGCCTGCACAATGTCAATGGATGTTATGGGAGTAAAAAAAGATGAATTACTTGACAATATTGAATATGGTGGAGTAGCTGCTTATATGGGAGAAGCCGACAATTCCAATCATAATTTATTTATATAA
- a CDS encoding YfcE family phosphodiesterase: MKVLICSDSHGRLDYFQQVMDLEHPEIVIFAGDHSTDAIDMSLVYRDILFAIVKGNTDMDDYETRETKIFDLMGKKVLLTHGHLFSVKMTLDELEKKARLEKAEICVFGHTHKEFLTEKNGIVFINPGALQDKKYAIYYGGKKFEQKILK; the protein is encoded by the coding sequence ATGAAAGTATTAATTTGTTCCGATAGTCATGGAAGGCTTGATTATTTTCAGCAGGTAATGGATTTAGAGCATCCAGAAATTGTAATTTTTGCAGGAGACCATAGTACAGATGCTATTGATATGTCGCTAGTTTATAGGGATATACTTTTTGCTATTGTAAAAGGGAATACTGATATGGATGATTATGAAACAAGAGAAACTAAAATATTTGATTTGATGGGGAAAAAAGTATTGTTGACACATGGACATCTATTTAGCGTAAAAATGACGCTTGATGAATTAGAAAAAAAAGCACGTCTTGAAAAAGCTGAAATTTGTGTTTTTGGACACACACATAAGGAATTTTTGACAGAAAAAAACGGAATAGTATTTATAAATCCAGGAGCTTTACAAGATAAAAAATATGCTATCTATTATGGCGGAAAAAAATTTGAGCAAAAAATATTAAAATAA
- a CDS encoding GntR family transcriptional regulator — MLQKKALFLVTAENEVQPLINFAGVFKKKYSVEIDVVYIKDVLKYEVFPVSIEGMGINVGANYAFKEYRELEEKTVKKLKGQMSDDISNFYTKDGETSEIILEELKKYDLLVLVKNEKVTSVLKEILRSIFKPLIILPNVKDFKLDDLMLLDDGAYNANKTLFTFFHMFGEQKVNVLRVNVEEDDENSLAQRFGKNYNLIHKTGETFKTIMNEAQNYDLILMGDLRYTVMVERITGKLGIRILENLQKPIFIV, encoded by the coding sequence ATGTTACAGAAAAAAGCATTATTCTTAGTTACAGCAGAAAATGAAGTTCAGCCATTAATTAATTTTGCAGGTGTTTTCAAAAAAAAATACAGTGTTGAAATTGATGTCGTTTATATTAAAGATGTCCTGAAATATGAAGTTTTTCCTGTCAGCATAGAAGGAATGGGGATAAATGTAGGGGCAAATTATGCTTTCAAGGAATACAGGGAACTGGAAGAAAAAACTGTAAAAAAATTAAAGGGACAAATGTCAGATGATATTTCAAATTTTTATACAAAAGATGGAGAAACTTCTGAAATTATTCTGGAAGAATTAAAAAAATATGATTTGCTTGTACTTGTAAAAAATGAAAAAGTTACATCAGTGTTAAAAGAAATTTTAAGAAGTATTTTCAAGCCGCTAATTATCTTGCCAAATGTAAAAGATTTTAAATTAGATGACTTGATGCTTCTTGATGATGGAGCTTATAATGCGAATAAAACATTGTTTACTTTCTTCCATATGTTTGGTGAGCAAAAGGTAAATGTATTACGTGTAAATGTAGAAGAAGATGACGAAAACAGCTTAGCTCAAAGATTTGGGAAAAATTACAATCTTATCCATAAGACAGGAGAAACATTTAAGACGATAATGAATGAAGCTCAAAATTATGACCTTATTCTGATGGGAGACTTGCGATATACAGTAATGGTGGAAAGAATCACAGGAAAACTGGGAATCAGAATACTGGAAAATCTTCAAAAACCAATTTTTATCGTATAA
- the gyrA gene encoding DNA gyrase subunit A produces MSDDFRDDDEREEEITEMDENDDREIIVEGMPKATDLSNESNVYIEDEIKAAYLDYSMSVIVSRALPDVRDGLKPVHRRILFSMSEMGMSHKTPFKKSARIVGDVLGKYHPHGDSSVYGAMVRMAQDFNMRYELIDGHGNFGSIDGDEAAAMRYTEARMAKITEELLADIGKDTIDYRKNFDESLDEPVVLPAKLPNLLLNGANGIAVGMATNIPPHNLGEVVDGIIALIDNPEISIDELITYIKGPDFPTGGIINGKQGIYDAYRTGRGKLRVAGRVEIETSKTGKESIIVTELPYQVNKARLIEKIADLVRQKKITGISDLRDETDRDGIRIVIELKKGEESELILNSLYKFTDLQNTFGVIMLALVDNSPRVLNLKQVLQKYLEHRFEVITRRTEFELKKARNRAHILEGFKIALDNIEEVIRIIRASKDGNIARAELIAKFGFSEIQAKAILDMRLQRLTGLERDKINQEYNELMLLIEKLTGILSDDSKIYGIIKEEALKLKDDFGDRRRTEIRNARAEISIEDLIKDEEVVVTLTEKGYVKRVAIDTYRSQKRGGIGVNATNTVEDDVVKDMYLAKALDTLLIFTTKGKVFSIKVYEIPETGKQARGKLIGNIINLDTDEKVSTIIKVREFEENKNLFFVTRNGVVKKSKLTLFDNIKKAGKRAIKLNEDDEVMFIGLTSGSGEDEIFAATKNGFAVRFSEKDVRSIGTAAAGVKGINLRDEDKIVGAAIISSEMNKDNARILTITEEGYGKRTKLSEYRLTSRGGKGIINAKLNEKTGKIVDVKIVKDDDEIMLITSEGTLIRTSVKDVSVIGRSATGVRIMKVRNNEKIASIVKITEEPKLDDEVKK; encoded by the coding sequence ATGTCAGACGATTTTAGAGATGACGATGAAAGAGAAGAAGAGATAACGGAAATGGATGAGAATGATGATAGGGAAATCATTGTGGAAGGAATGCCTAAAGCAACAGATTTATCAAATGAATCAAATGTTTATATTGAGGATGAGATAAAGGCGGCTTATTTGGATTATTCGATGAGCGTAATTGTTAGTCGTGCGTTGCCTGATGTGCGTGACGGATTAAAGCCCGTGCATAGAAGAATTTTGTTTTCCATGAGTGAAATGGGGATGAGCCATAAGACTCCGTTTAAGAAATCGGCAAGAATTGTCGGGGATGTACTGGGGAAATACCATCCGCATGGGGATTCTTCGGTTTATGGTGCGATGGTTAGAATGGCACAGGACTTTAATATGAGATATGAGCTTATTGACGGACATGGGAACTTTGGCTCAATCGATGGGGATGAAGCAGCGGCAATGCGGTATACAGAAGCTAGAATGGCTAAAATTACTGAAGAGCTGCTTGCGGATATTGGAAAAGATACGATTGACTACAGAAAGAATTTTGATGAAAGTTTGGACGAGCCAGTTGTATTGCCTGCAAAACTTCCTAATTTACTACTAAATGGAGCAAATGGTATTGCTGTTGGAATGGCTACAAATATTCCTCCACATAATCTAGGGGAAGTAGTTGATGGAATTATTGCATTGATTGATAATCCTGAAATTTCAATTGATGAATTGATTACGTATATAAAAGGGCCGGATTTTCCAACTGGCGGTATAATTAACGGGAAACAGGGCATTTATGATGCGTATAGAACTGGACGTGGAAAACTGAGAGTTGCTGGACGTGTGGAAATTGAAACTTCCAAAACTGGAAAAGAATCGATTATTGTTACAGAATTGCCGTATCAGGTAAATAAAGCCAGACTTATTGAAAAAATTGCTGATTTGGTAAGACAGAAGAAAATTACAGGAATATCAGACTTGCGGGATGAAACTGATAGGGATGGTATCAGGATTGTAATTGAATTGAAAAAAGGTGAAGAAAGTGAATTAATTCTGAACAGCCTTTATAAATTTACTGATTTGCAGAATACATTTGGTGTAATTATGCTTGCACTTGTGGATAATTCACCAAGAGTGTTAAACTTAAAGCAGGTTCTTCAAAAATATCTGGAACATAGATTTGAAGTAATTACAAGAAGAACTGAATTTGAGTTGAAAAAGGCTAGAAATAGGGCTCACATTTTGGAAGGATTCAAAATTGCTCTTGATAACATTGAGGAAGTTATTAGAATTATACGTGCTTCAAAAGACGGAAATATTGCACGTGCTGAGTTAATTGCAAAATTTGGATTCTCGGAAATTCAGGCAAAAGCTATTCTGGATATGAGATTACAAAGGCTTACTGGACTTGAAAGAGATAAAATTAATCAGGAATATAACGAACTTATGCTATTAATTGAAAAATTAACTGGAATTTTATCTGATGATTCAAAAATATATGGTATAATTAAAGAGGAGGCACTTAAATTAAAAGATGATTTTGGCGATAGACGTAGAACTGAAATCAGAAATGCAAGAGCCGAAATTAGCATAGAAGACTTAATTAAGGATGAGGAAGTTGTTGTAACTCTTACAGAAAAAGGTTATGTAAAACGTGTGGCAATTGACACTTACCGTTCACAAAAGCGTGGTGGAATTGGAGTAAATGCTACAAATACAGTAGAAGATGATGTTGTAAAAGATATGTATTTAGCAAAGGCACTTGACACATTGCTTATTTTCACAACGAAAGGAAAAGTATTCAGCATAAAAGTGTATGAAATTCCTGAAACTGGAAAGCAGGCACGTGGAAAACTGATTGGAAATATTATAAATCTGGATACCGATGAAAAAGTTAGTACAATAATAAAAGTTCGTGAATTTGAGGAAAATAAAAACTTGTTCTTTGTAACACGAAATGGTGTTGTTAAAAAATCAAAATTAACATTGTTTGATAATATTAAGAAAGCTGGAAAAAGAGCGATAAAATTGAATGAAGATGATGAAGTGATGTTTATCGGGCTTACAAGTGGAAGTGGAGAAGATGAAATTTTTGCAGCTACAAAAAATGGTTTTGCTGTCAGATTTTCTGAAAAGGATGTAAGAAGTATTGGAACTGCAGCAGCTGGAGTGAAAGGAATCAATCTTAGGGATGAAGATAAAATTGTAGGTGCGGCAATTATTAGTTCAGAAATGAACAAGGACAATGCACGGATTTTGACAATCACTGAGGAAGGTTACGGAAAACGGACAAAATTATCAGAATACAGACTTACGTCACGAGGCGGAAAAGGTATCATTAATGCAAAACTTAATGAAAAAACTGGGAAAATAGTGGATGTAAAAATTGTAAAAGATGACGATGAAATTATGCTTATTACTTCAGAAGGAACATTAATCAGAACGAGCGTAAAAGATGTATCGGTAATCGGACGTTCAGCTACGGGAGTAAGAATAATGAAAGTCAGAAATAACGAAAAAATTGCTTCGATAGTAAAAATTACGGAAGAACCAAAATTAGATGATGAAGTAAAAAAATAG